The genomic segment acatattgtatatgtgaattaaaaaattttattgtaatatccattttccttacaagcagagagcttcaaagttagaaaaatgctacattttcaattttttcatcaaattttgggatttttcacaaagaaaggatgcaagttaccacaaaaatttaccaccatgttaaagtagaatatgtcccgaaaaaacattctcggaatcagaatgataactaaaagcattccagagttattaatgtttaaagtgacagtggtcagacaggctctggtcctaaggtgtaaaatggcctggtccttaaggggttaatcattatGCCTAATGTCTTTGGTTTGTCTTGTGTTCCTATACATATTTATGTGTTAACTTTGGTATATAGAATGCCAGATGTTAAGGCAGTTAATTGATAATGCATAATAGTTGTTCCGGTAGCTGCATTGATTAAGGTGAACTTTGGTTATGTAGAGATAGTAGCAAGGAACTTCATTTAGTCAAATAATACATAATGCACACATTTTGGATGCAGGGTTTTAATCTTGAATGAAAATGAATGGATAAGGTATATTGTAATCAATTTCAGCACATGAAAAAAATTCAGCATTTTAGTACAAATCACTTATGCGCCTAAAAGAGCCAACCCTAGCATTCATGGCTCCCCAATCTGTAAATCTTCTGTATTCTCCAGTCTTCAGGTAATACTGACGTCCTCTATAGTTAGGTTGCTCAAAGAAGATCCAGTGTCCCTCTAAGACATTGCAGGAGTGGATGTCATGATAATTGAATTCTTCATTTACATGAGGACAGTCTTCAGTGAACTCCATCACTTGACCCCTGAAATCTTCCCTTTCATAGATCCTGATTCTGAAGGAGCCATGATGCTTTACAGTAAACACAGAATGGAACAATGTCAATTTCAAATGTTAAATgttaaatgttatatatatatatatatatatatatatatatcgtatatactcgagtataagctgagtttttcagcacgatttttcgtgctgaaaacaccgccctcggcttatactcgagtgaactctccacccgcagtggtcttcaacctgcggacctccagaggtttcaaaactacaactcccagcaagcccgggcagccttcggctgtccgggcttgctgggagttgtagttttgaaacctctggaggtccgcaggttgaagaccactgcggccttcgacatcatccagccccctctcaccccctttagttctgtacagtactcgcctccgctcggcgctggtccggtgctgcaggactgtccggtggggaggtcgtccggtgggatagtggttccgggctgctatcttcactggggaggcctcttctaagcgcttcgggcccggccccagaatagtcacgttgccttgacgacgacgcagaggtacgttcattaccaacgtccttctgcgtcatggtcaaggcaacgcctctattctgggcccgaagcacggagaagaggcgccctcggtgaagatagcagctcggaaccactatcccaccggacaacctccccaccggacagtcctgcagcaccggaccagcgccgagcggaggcgagtactgtacagaactaaagggggtgagagggggctggatgatgtcgaaggccgcagtggtcttcaacctgcggacctccagaggtttcaaaactacaactcccagccgatggctgcccgggcttgctgggagttgtagttttgaaacctctggaggtccgcaggttgaagaccactgagggcggatagctcacaagaggatgatgacaagaggatgatgacaaggggatggtgaaggggaggtgtgggatgatgacaaggggatgatgaaggggggtggggatgatgacaaggggatgatgaagggggtgggaatgatgacaaggggatgatgacaagggcatgatgaagggggggtgtgggatgatgacaaggggatgatgacagggtgatgatgatgagggtctggatgatgacagggtgataacgATTAagatgttaatgacaggggtctggatgatgacagggggggggggatgatgtatttcccaccctaggcttatactcgagtcaataacttttcctgggattttggggtgaaattaggggcctcggcttatattcgggtcggcttatactcgagtatatatatatatatatatatatatatatatatatatatatatatatatatatatgtatatatatatatatatatatatatatttttttttttttttttttattatgttcttGCTggggaacaaaaaataaattatgtttgtattttttttgtatggtATAACTACTTCTTTGTTTCCCAGAATTTCCTTTAGAGAGACCTTCTTACCTGAGGGATTAAACGACAAGACCTGATGGAGTCACTGAGACCAGACCAGTGTTGACAATCTGGATACTCTCCCCTCTTCACAAAGTATTGTTGCCCAGTATAATTGGGACGCTCATAGATCATCCAATTTCCATTCTCTACTCGGATAGAGTTACAGCGACTGAAATAAGAATTCAGTTCTGAACAGTCGCTGCTGCTCTCATGGGATCGACCCTGGAAGTTCCTGTCCTCGTAGAAGATAATCTGGAACACAATTTGATATATCTATAAGTGGCTGAATGTATTGCTGCAAAACAAATGCCTCAAGAATTTATCGGTCATAAAAatcatttgtatattttttttagataagtCCCCACATTGTTGATAGAGTGAATTTCCTGGATGACTGTAAATTGTATAGAGTAGAATAGGACAATATAGGCTTATGCAATTTGTATACTTTGTTCCTCATTTATCAAAATTGTCAGTTTTACTAACTAAGATACGTAGTATAACAAATCAAGATAATATAGTAAAATAGCAATATATTTGGGCAAGTGTCAGTCTACTTAGACCATTCATTTTGGTAACATGCTGTCAATCAAAAATGGTGTTTCAAAGCAATAACTATGAAGTTTAAATGTGAAGGAAATTCTAACCTGAAGCTAGaatccttaggctgggttcacatatgtccgatgtccggcacagtttccctccaggAAACTGCTGCTAGAACtgattccattcatttgaatgggacagttcacaatcatccagcatctcatttTTGATGCCAGATGATTGGACATGCTagagggcactggacaggggagcACAGCTTGCTGTATTCCCCAGGCCGTTGAactagaaacaatggatgccagatgccacacaagttgtcatcagttttggcatcagttgcatcaagatttaggctgagttcacctatggcatatgctggacatatgtgaacccagccttactgagaAAAAcccaatacattttataataACTTTGTAGTAATTGTCCTTGTCACAAAGAAATAAGGAGAATTAAATCCTTCTAGCCAGCAGTGATACAAGTTACCATTGGACCCAACAGAAAAGACTAGGGTCTCATTCTGCCATGAACATAATATATGAACTGAAAGGACTGTGCGTGTTCCTTGTCCTTGTGTCTTTCCATTTTTCTCTCTTTCTGTGTTTTTGCCATAATTTTTTATACACGTATTCTGCCTCCATCACTCATTGTCTTTAATCAATTATCACATCTGTTATAGATGAACCCCTCAACTTCTGCACCCCATAAAAGCTGCTGTGCCTGCCTCCCTGGGAGATATGCccatgcttctggccttggcttACATTTCCAAACCCTGTAATAGTAATTTAGAATGCTTGCTGTATTTGACTTAAAGTAATACTTAGGGGAAAATACTGTTCACTCTTGTGAAAGTGTCACTAATAAACTCAATAACATAATATGTGACCTCGATGAACAGTTTTTCCATGTGGAATTTTAAGCAAATACATGATAGAAAAAAGTTTGATTTCTAAAGTAAATAACATTATTAAATCAAATATAATTATAGAGAGGAATGTAATACAATGTAGTAGTTACAATACCTTTCCCATTGTGAACGTTAATGAAGTCCTATGGAAAGACTAATGAGATCCTCCAATTTATACACGCTGCTCATGTTGTACTTTGCATAACAATGAATAAATGTACATCAGATTGACAATGTCAGCATTGCTCTAGTCATGGGACTGCAGCACAACAAAACCACAAACTCAGGCAAGTTGTTTTATTTTCCAGTGCTTCAGTGTTTACAGTGAATAGAATCATTGGTAAAGCTTATTTAGCTATTGTTTAATGTCACCTGAGAAGCTGATTCTTTTCTTTCATCAGATGTACAGGGTTACTAAGTCTCACTATGCCTGTGGATGTGTTAGAATATGTTATTTAAAGGTGTAGATCTTGCatagttttccttttttattttattttatctagtATCACATAAGCAATCACACAATTTACTTATTCTGAATTtgtcagataaaaaaataaaaaatatagtataagggtctattcaaacATACAGTATtcagtgcatatttgatgcacaggatttgatgtggaggatttgaacctgtgttcagtcatttagtttacattgaattcTGTAGCATAAAATCCtgggcatcaaatatgcgcaggatactgtacatgtgaatagaccctaaagcgtTTCTGTTTAGAAAGCTATATTCTGCATATATTTAATCCctgaacgacgcaggacgtaaatgtacattctggtgaagtggtacttaacggaccagaacgtacatttatgtcctaagcataaccgcgagcatcggagcgatgctcggatcatgcgcggcaggtcccagctgctgatcgcagttagggacccgcctgtaatggccgacatccgcgatcccacggatgtccgccattaacccctcagatgccatgatcaatacagataacggcatctgcagcatcgcggtcattaaaatggatgatcggatcacataagcgctgccgcggcgatccgatcatccagcatggcagacggaggtcccctcacctggctctgctgccttcccggcatcttctgctctgatctgccttcccgcgtgaccccgcgtcatatcgggtcggtcccggaggccatcaatggccgggacccgcggctaatacaggacatcaccgatcgcggtgatgccctgtattaacccttcgatCAAAGCTGgcagccgcgtctgaagcgaaagtgaaactatcccggctgctcagtcgggttgttcaggaccgccgcggggaaatcacggcgtcccgaacagcatacaggacaccgggagggaccttacttgcctcctcggtgtccgatcggcgaatgaaaaaatgaaaatgcaaaaactgaaaaaccctgcatccttaacttcttaaggacctggggtttttctgtttttgcattttcgtaaaaaaaaaaaaatcataactcttttaattttgcacctaaaaatccatctgatggcttattttttgcgccaccaattctactttgtaatgacctcagtcattttacccaaaaatctatggcgaaacagaaaaaaaaatcattgtgagacaaaatagaaaaaaaaacatgccattttgtaacttttgggggcttccgtttctacacagtacatttttcagtaacaatgacaccttatctctattttgtaggtccatacgattaaaatgataccctacttatatcagtttgattttgtcgttcttctggaaaaaaaatcataactacatgcaggaaaatttctacgtttaaaattgtcatattctgacccctctaactttttatttttccgcatatggggcggtatgagggctcattttttgcgccgtgatctgaagtttttagtggtaccatttttgcattgataggacttattgatcgctttttattcattttttcatgatataaaaagtgaccaaaaatgcactattttggactttggaatttttttgcgcttacgccattgaccgtgcggtttaatgtatgatatattttcataattcggacatttccgcatgcggcgataccacatatgtttacttttatttacacagtttttttttatgggaaaagggggtgattcaaacttttcttaggggaggtgttaaatgatctttcttcactttttttttacttttattttgcaatgttatagctcccatagggacctataacactgcacacactgatcttttacattgatcacattctcataggaaaccagtggtcaatgattctgccgcttgactgctcatgcctggatctcaggcactgagcagtcattcggcgatcggacagcaaggaggcaggtagggatcctccagcgaTCTTGTAAGCtgatttcaccgcagcgatcccgaacagctccctaagctaaccggcatggtttcactttcactttagacgcggcgttcaactttgaacgccgtgtctaaagggtcaatgccgcacgctattagccacgggtcccggacgtggTCCCGCactatagatcgggagcagactcatgacgtacgcgtatgtcatgggtccttaagaggttaaggggttaaaggggtatttcagggaaaaacttttttaaacagatatgtaaattacttctattaaaaaatcttaatccttccaataattatcagctgctgaagttgacttgttcttttctgtctggccatagtgctctctgctgacatctctgcttgtctcgggaactgtacagagtagaataggtttgctagggggatttgcttctactttggacagttcccgaggcatgtgtcatcagagagcacttagacagaaaagaacaaatcaacatCAGAAgtgaaaaagtactgaaaggattaagattttttaatagaagcaatttacaaatctgtttaactttctgaagccagttgatatatataacaaagttttttctctgataaaccctttaataattagggatgagtaaatcgaatctgacgaattcgaattcgttacgaatttcaggaaaaattagatttgcaaagaATGTGAATATTGGCGTGATTcgatcgcttaattaaactccatttagtgtggtccaggctctagAGCATCTaaaatgtgaggacatggggcaaggaatcctgggaaggtgggaacaagggtcggtgggataactc from the Hyla sarda isolate aHylSar1 chromosome 8, aHylSar1.hap1, whole genome shotgun sequence genome contains:
- the LOC130284515 gene encoding gamma-crystallin 1-like; protein product: MLPSIAVAASPWCPRCSGKASASPATALSVAAITSLRTPLLLDDGTVMTSMESADDAEDPKEDAPEPRRQIIFYEDRNFQGRSHESSSDCSELNSYFSRCNSIRVENGNWMIYERPNYTGQQYFVKRGEYPDCQHWSGLSDSIRSCRLIPQHHGSFRIRIYEREDFRGQVMEFTEDCPHVNEEFNYHDIHSCNVLEGHWIFFEQPNYRGRQYYLKTGEYRRFTDWGAMNARVGSFRRISDLY